The sequence GCTGTGGACGCAGACGATGAACCCGGAAGTGCGGCCCGTGTACCAGCACCGTGAAGAGATCAAGGCGCGCGTCGGCGACGTGCAGGCCGACTTCATCGTCAACCAGACCCGCAACCTGTGCGTGTACCCGAACGTGTTCCTGATGGACCAGTTCAGCACGCAGATCCGCGTCGTGCGGCCGCTCGGCGTCGACAAGACCGAAGTCACGATCTTCTGCTTCGCGCCGAAGGGCGAGAGCGAGACCGATCGCACGATCCGGATCCGCCAGTACGAGGATTTCTTCAACGTGACGGGCATGGGCACGGCCGACGATCTCGAGGAGTTCCGCGCATGCCAGGCCGGCTATGCGGGCATCACGGCGATGTGGAACGACCTGTCGCGCGGCGCGCCGCTGTGGGTCGACGGCCCGGACGAGAACGCGAAGAAGATGGGGCTGAACCCGCGCATTTCCGGCGAGCGCAGCGAGGACGAAGGGCTGTTCGTGTGCCAGCACGAACACTGGGTGCATGTGATGCGCGATGCGCTGAAGAAGGAACGCGGGGAGGTGGCAGCATGAGCTTCGATTACCGGACTGTCTGCGCGGCGCTGTATCGCGAAGCGCGCCTGCTCGACGATCGCCAGTGGGACGAGTGGCTGACCTGCTACACGGAGGACGTCACGTACTGGATGCCCGCGTGGGACGACGACGATCGGCCGACCGAGGATCACCAGAGCCAGATCTCGCTGATGTACTACCCGGACCGCGGCGGCCTCGAGGATCGCGTGTTCCGGATCAAGACCGAGCGCAGCGGCGCATCGACGCCCGAGCCGCGCACCAGCCACAACGTGACGAACGTCGAGGTGCTGGCCGAACGCGACGGCGAGGTGGACGTGCGCTACAACTTTCACACGCTGAACCACCGCTACCGCGTGACCGATCATTTCTTCGGCACGATGTTCGTCACGTTGCGCAAGGTGGGTGATGAACTGCTGATCTCGTACAAGAAGATCGTGCTGAAGAACGACTACATCCGGCAGGTGCTCGACGTCTATCACGTCTGACACCGTTGCCTTGTCATGAAAGAACAGGAAGTGGAGGTGACGCCATGTCCAGCTACAAGATTGCACTGAACTTCGAGGACGGGGTAACCCGCTTCATCGATTGCAAGGCCGGCGAGAAGGTGCTCGATGCAGCCTTCCGCGCGAAGATCAACCTGCCGATGGATTGCTCCGACGGCGTGTGCGGCACCTGCAAGTGCCGCGCCGAAAGCGGCAGCTACGACCTCGGCGACGATTACATCGAAGACGCGCTCACCGAAGACGAAAAGGACGGCGGCCTCGTGCTGACCTGCCAGATGGTGCCGCAAAGCGATTGCGTGATCGCGGTGCCGACGTCGTCGGTCGCTTGCAAGACGGGCCAGAGCGGGTTCGCCGCCACGGTGACGAAGGTCGAGCAGCACAACGATGCGGCCGTCGTGCTCGAACTCGACGTCGGCGCGGCCGCGCCCGTCTTCCTGCCGGGCCAGTACGTGAACATCGACGTGCCCGCGAGCGGGCAGCACCGGTCCTACTCGTTCTCGTCGGCGCCGGCCGATGCGAAGGTCAGCTTCCTGATCAAGAAGATCCCCGGCGGCGTGATGAGCACGTGGCTCGAATCGGCGCAGCCCGGCGACAAGCTGGAACTGCACGGGCCGCTCGGCAGTTTCTACCTGCGCGACGTGCAGCGGCCGCTGCTGTTCCTCGCGGGCGGCACCGGGCTGGCGCCGTTCCTGTCGATGCTCGAAGTGCTGGCGCGCAGCGGGTCGCAGCAGAAGGTGCACCTGATCTACGGCGTGACGCGCGATCTCGACCTCGTACTGGTCGAAGCGATCGAAGCCTTCGCGGCGACGCTGCCGAACTTCAGCTTCGCGACGGTCGTCGCGGATGCGGCGTCGAGCCATGCGCGCAAGGGCTGGGTCACGCAGCACATCCCGGCCGATGCGCTGAACGACGGCGACGTCGACGTATATCTGTGCGGGCCGCCGCCGATGGTCGACGCGGTGCGCAAGTACTTCGACGACGAAGGCGTGAAGCCGAACAGCTTCCACTACGAGAAGTTCACCCCCAACGTCACGGCAAAGGCGGCGTGATCATGCAACGATTCTCTGGCAAGGTCATCGTCGTCACGGGCGCCGCGCAGGGCATCGGCCGCGGCGTCGCGCTGCGCGCGGCGGCCGAAGGCGGCAGGGTGCTGTTCGTCGATCGCGCGGATTTCGTCGCCGAGGTCGCGGCCGAAGCGACCGGTGGCGAGACGGCGGGCTTCGTCGCCGATCTCGAAACGTACGACGGTGCGCATGCGGCGATCGCACACGCGGTGCAGGCATTCGGCGGCATCGACATCCTGATCAACGGCGTCGGCGGCGCGATTCGCATGCGCCCGTTCGCCGAATTCGAGCCCGCGCAGATCGATGCGGAAATCCGTCGCTCGCTGATGCCGACGCTCTATACGTGCCACGCGGTGCTGCCGCACCTGCTCGCGCGCGGCGGCGGCACGATCGTCAACATCTCGTCGAACGCGACGCGCGGCATCCGCCGCGTGCCGTACTCGGCGGCGAAAGGCGGCGTCAATGCGCTGACGGCAGCGCTCGCGATGGAATACGCGGCGCACAACATCCGGGTCGTGGCCACCGCGCCGGGCGGCACCAGTGCGCCGCCGCGCCGCGTGCCGCGCAATGCGGCCGGCGACAGCGAACGGGAACAGGCATGGATGGGCGAGGCCGTGCGCCAGGTCACGGAATCGACGTTCCTCAAGCGCTACGGCAGCCTCGACGAGCAGATCGCGCCGATCCTGTTCCTCGCGTCCGACGAGGCGAGCTACATCACCGGCACGGTGCTGCCGGTCGCGGGCGGCGATACGGGTTGAGCGGCGTGCCGTGACGCCGCTTGCACGTGTTCAACGTGTGTTCCTCGACAACCAACCGGCCGGCGCGACGACGCCGGCCGCGGAGCCCCCCATGCGTGATCGCAAAGCCATCGTTCCGGCGGGAATGGAAGCGGTGTACGAGAAAATCGGCTACGCACCGGGCCTGAAGGTCGGCGATACGCTGTACGTTTCCGGCCAGATCGGCCGCGACGCGGCGATGCAGCTCGTCGAAGGCCGTGAAGCCCAGATCGTGCAGGCGTTCGACAATTTGAAGCGCGTGCTGGAAGCTGCCGGCGCTTCGTTCAACGACGTGGTCGACTTGACGACCTTCCACACCGACATGCGCGACCTGCCGCTGTTCATGCAGGTGCGCGACCGCTACCTCGCTGCGCACCCGAAGCCGGCGTGGACGGCGGTGGGTGCGCACATGCTGGGCGGCGCGCCGGGCTATATCGTCGAGATCAAGGCGGTGGCCGTGTTGCCGGCGTGATGTACGAGGTGCGGGCGCGAGGTGCCGCAGTCCATGCATCGAATCGGCTCGTCGCGT comes from Burkholderia lata and encodes:
- the benD gene encoding benzoate diol dehydrogenase BenD; the encoded protein is MQRFSGKVIVVTGAAQGIGRGVALRAAAEGGRVLFVDRADFVAEVAAEATGGETAGFVADLETYDGAHAAIAHAVQAFGGIDILINGVGGAIRMRPFAEFEPAQIDAEIRRSLMPTLYTCHAVLPHLLARGGGTIVNISSNATRGIRRVPYSAAKGGVNALTAALAMEYAAHNIRVVATAPGGTSAPPRRVPRNAAGDSEREQAWMGEAVRQVTESTFLKRYGSLDEQIAPILFLASDEASYITGTVLPVAGGDTG
- the benB gene encoding benzoate 1,2-dioxygenase small subunit, which encodes MSFDYRTVCAALYREARLLDDRQWDEWLTCYTEDVTYWMPAWDDDDRPTEDHQSQISLMYYPDRGGLEDRVFRIKTERSGASTPEPRTSHNVTNVEVLAERDGEVDVRYNFHTLNHRYRVTDHFFGTMFVTLRKVGDELLISYKKIVLKNDYIRQVLDVYHV
- the benC gene encoding benzoate 1,2-dioxygenase electron transfer component BenC, coding for MSSYKIALNFEDGVTRFIDCKAGEKVLDAAFRAKINLPMDCSDGVCGTCKCRAESGSYDLGDDYIEDALTEDEKDGGLVLTCQMVPQSDCVIAVPTSSVACKTGQSGFAATVTKVEQHNDAAVVLELDVGAAAPVFLPGQYVNIDVPASGQHRSYSFSSAPADAKVSFLIKKIPGGVMSTWLESAQPGDKLELHGPLGSFYLRDVQRPLLFLAGGTGLAPFLSMLEVLARSGSQQKVHLIYGVTRDLDLVLVEAIEAFAATLPNFSFATVVADAASSHARKGWVTQHIPADALNDGDVDVYLCGPPPMVDAVRKYFDDEGVKPNSFHYEKFTPNVTAKAA
- a CDS encoding RidA family protein, which gives rise to MRDRKAIVPAGMEAVYEKIGYAPGLKVGDTLYVSGQIGRDAAMQLVEGREAQIVQAFDNLKRVLEAAGASFNDVVDLTTFHTDMRDLPLFMQVRDRYLAAHPKPAWTAVGAHMLGGAPGYIVEIKAVAVLPA